GGTTTGTTTATGAAAATGTCTTAAAAACTCAATTAACTTGTGAGCAATTTTCGCCAATTTGGGCAGATAATTATCAAGAAGCAAGTTATCCGGTTGCGGTTTTTTTGTGGAAAGCGCACAACCCTACAAATACACCAATTACTATTAGCATTATGCTAACTTGGGAAAATATGGTGGGTTGGTTTACCAATACTTTGAAATCTCCCGAAGTTAGAGTTAGAGATGATGGTAGTCCAGTTTATGAATATCTACCACGTTGGGGAGAAAGTCAAGGAAATTATAATTGTTTAGCAGAAGATCATCAATATTTTGGTTGCGTTTTAGGTCAAGTTTCTAATAGTCAAACTGTTCAAGAAGGAGATGGAACTTGGTGTATTGCGACTACTAAAAATCCCCAAGTGGAAATATTTCATCATTCCCGATTTAATCCTGTGGGTAATGGTGAAGATGTTTGGCAAAGTTTCTCTGCAAATGGTTCTTTACCTAATTATCTAGATGAAACTCCCGCAGATGAAAATACTCGTTTAGGTGCAGCAATTGCGGTGCGTTTTACTTTGCAACCTGGGGAAAGTTTGGACGTTCCTTTTGTATTAAGTTGGGATTTCCCCGTTACGGAATTTGCAGCGGGGGTGAACTATTACCGCAGATATACAGACTTCTTTGGTTGTAATGGTGAGAATGCTTGGCAGATTGCCACTACTGCTCTTAAAGAATATCAGAATTGGCGATCGCTCATCGAAAATTGGCAAACCCCCATTTTAGAAAAATCAGACTTACCTGACTGGTTCAAAATGGCTTTATTCAACGAACTCTACGATTTAACCAGCGGGGGAACTCTCTGGAGTGCCGCCTCGGAAATTGATCCCATTGGTCAATTTGCCGTGTTAGAATGTTTAGATTACCGTTGGTACGAAAGTCTAGATGTGCGGTTATACGGTTCTTTTGGATTATTGATGTTATTCCCAGAATTGGAAAAGTCGGTAATTCGCGCCTTTGCTAGAGCAATTCCCCAAAGTGATGACAGAACTAGAATTATCGGTTATTATCTGACTATCAAATCGGAAAGTCCTAACGCAGTTCGGAAAATTGCCGGTGCGACACCCCACGATTTAGGCGCACCCAATGAACACGTTTGGGAAAAAACCAATTATACTAGTTATCAAGATTGCAACCTGTGGAAAGATTTAGGTTGTGACTTTGTTTTGCAGGTATATCGAGATTTTCTGTTTACCGGTGCAAATGATATCCAGTTTTTAGCAGATTGTTGGGATGCTATTGTCCAAACTCTCGATTATGTGAAAACTTTTGATCTCGATGGTGACAGTATACCAGAAAATTCTGGCGCACCTGACCAAACTTTCGATGATTGGCGCTTGCAAGGTGTCAGCGCTTATTGTGGTGGTTTGTGGTTATCTGCTTTGGAAGCTGCTATTGCTATTTCTAAGATTTTAACGAACCGCAGAGGCGCAGAGGACGCAGAGGTGGAGGTGCAAGGGTCTATTTA
The DNA window shown above is from Anabaena sp. WA102 and carries:
- a CDS encoding GH116 family glycosyl hydrolase: MTNHPQIPPCTWKRPIGLGWEKPYTVRYPSNIDDGPWHGMPLGGFGAGCIGRSSRGDFNLWHIDGGEHTFKTVPACQFSIFESGQAYALSTQPPEDHKLQSWQWYPPSPLSVDGLGSGTYHALYPRSWFVYENVLKTQLTCEQFSPIWADNYQEASYPVAVFLWKAHNPTNTPITISIMLTWENMVGWFTNTLKSPEVRVRDDGSPVYEYLPRWGESQGNYNCLAEDHQYFGCVLGQVSNSQTVQEGDGTWCIATTKNPQVEIFHHSRFNPVGNGEDVWQSFSANGSLPNYLDETPADENTRLGAAIAVRFTLQPGESLDVPFVLSWDFPVTEFAAGVNYYRRYTDFFGCNGENAWQIATTALKEYQNWRSLIENWQTPILEKSDLPDWFKMALFNELYDLTSGGTLWSAASEIDPIGQFAVLECLDYRWYESLDVRLYGSFGLLMLFPELEKSVIRAFARAIPQSDDRTRIIGYYLTIKSESPNAVRKIAGATPHDLGAPNEHVWEKTNYTSYQDCNLWKDLGCDFVLQVYRDFLFTGANDIQFLADCWDAIVQTLDYVKTFDLDGDSIPENSGAPDQTFDDWRLQGVSAYCGGLWLSALEAAIAISKILTNRRGAEDAEVEVQGSIYQGWLSQSKPIYQEKLWNGEYYRLDSDSGSDVVMADQLCGQFYARLLSLPDIVPSDRALSALTKVYDSCFLKFQNGEFGAANGVLPNGLPENPNSTHPLEVWTGINFGLAAFLVQMNMKNEAMRLTEAVVRQIYDNGLQFRTPEAITANGTFRASTYLRAMAIWGIYLLIP